The DNA region TAATTCTTATCTAATCGTTTGCGAAATTCTTTTTGTTTTTTCTTGTCTTGTGTAGATAAATAAAGTTTTGCGCAAATTAAGGAATCGAAGAATACTTGTTCGGGAACGTACATCATGCCAAAGGATCCACTTTCATTTGGTATGGCTAATGTTGAGTATTCAAATGCTTTTTTTGGGTCGCCAAATAGATAATGAATTTCTGCAACAGAAGTATAAAAAGTAAATAAAGTATTTGCATTGCCTGCATTCTTCCATTCATCAATGACAACTGTTTCATCAAAATGTTCACCAACAATCTTAAAAATATCCTTTGAATTTCCTCGTAAGTTTTCAATGAACTGATAATTCTCTGCGTAGTATTGTGTTGCATCATGTTGCTGTAAAATATTCATCACTGGTAAAATTTTTTGAAACTTTTCAGCAAGAGTATCTAAATTTTCCCTCATGAGATAGGCTTGAATATTCATATTATTTATTGCGTAAGATGTATATTGTAAATCTCCGTTTTCCTGCCCACTTTGAATTGCCTTTTGAAAATAAGGGGTTGATTCTTTCGCATGCGATTTCCAATGACTTACCATTGCGGCAAATAAAAAGTTTGTCCTACATTCAATTTGTTTTGCTTTATCTCCCAATTTAGGGATTAAGTCTAATGCAAGTTTTCCGAATTCATATCCAGTATTAAAATCTCCTAGTCCAGAGCCTTGTATCAATCCAAAAGCTACATAAGCAAATGGACTTAAATAAAAATTACCTTCGCGTAAAGATAGGTTCACCATTTTTAAAACAAGAACTGGAAATAAATTAGGTTGTGAAATGAACGAAGGGGCAAACCCTGCATTCATAAGTTGCATCGATGCTTGTGCATTTGTCTTTGTCATCAATGGTAATTTTGTCAGCTCATGAATAGGTTTTTTCCCTTGTTTTAACTTGAATTTAATGATTTCCGGTAACGGAGAAACCTCTGTAGGTTTTTTGGGAAGGTCAATCCCTACAGATTTTATCGCTTGCTTTAAAAGAATTAAAGCATTCATAAATTTATTTTGAGCATTGTATATGGATGACTTTAATTCATATACGGGAATATTATCCAAAATATTTTTTGTTTTAGATAATATTAAATCGAATGTTTTATCCGCAGTTTCATAATCCTTACTAAGGTATTCTACTCTTCCTCGATTTGTATAGAGTTCTAGAGTTAACTTATAATTAGTCTCCCAAGAATTTTCAGGTAGGAAAGAAATTGCATTTTTGTAAAATCCAAGTGCTGCCTCATACGCAGTAGATGCTAAAGATTTATTTCCAGCTATAATATTTAATTCTTTTAACCTGGTTTTTTCTTCCGAACTTGTCACATAGGTGATGCCTTGATTCAATTGATTTACAATCGTGAAAACTAAATCTTCAATTTCGTCTTCTTTAGCAATCTTGAGATAGGTAGAACCAATCGCATAATGATTCTTAGCCCTTTCTTCCTCTGTAATTAAAGTATAGGTAGCTTCTCGAATTTTATCATGAACGAAACGAGTAATATTTCCTCCAATAATAAAAAATCCTTCATTTGCGATTAATTCTAATTGTCCACTCAAATCTTCAATAGACGTACCGGATATTTGTGCAAATACATCATTTCTAAACCAATCCCCGATACAGGCGGCTAATTTTAAAATTTCTATCTGGGTAGCTGGAAGTTCTTTTACCTTTTCAATCATGAGATCAATTACGTTCTCTGATATTTTAACGTTTCGGATTTTTTGAATATCCCATTTCCAACCGCTATCTAAATATTCAACCAAGTCTTTTTCATATAAGTTTTTAAATACTTCATTTACGAAAAAAGGATTTCCTTTTGTCTTCTCAAATAAAATAGTCGCAAGTTCTTTTACTTTTGCTTCGTCACAATTTAAGGTATCGCTAACTAAATGCGTTATATCTGAAACAGAAATAGGATCGAGTAATATTTCTTTGTATGTGAATCCTATTTTTTTTAATTCCTCTAGCATAATAGAAAATGGATCTGTAGGCAACACCTCATTATCCCGAAAGGATAACATTAGATAGAGATGCTTCATTTCAGGATTAGAAAGAATCGTTTGAATCAAGTTAATACTTGGGGTATCTGCCCATTGTAAATCATCTAGAAAAATTGCTATCGGGTGTTCTTTTGTGCAAAATGCTTTGATAAAATTCTGAAAAACTAAATTAAATCGATTTTGCGATTCTGTAGGACCTAGCTCAGATACTTGCGGTTGTTCTCCGATTAGAGTCTCAAGTTCAGGAATTACATCGATTACAATTTTTCCGTTTGGACCGAGTGCAGTTAAAAGAGTTTCTTTCCAAACTACTATTTCTGACTGGCTACCAGTCAATATCTGTTGGAGCAAATTTTGAAATGCCTGAGTAATTGCTCGATAAGGAATCGTCCTCTTAAATTGATCGTATTTTCCAGAGGCGAAATACCCTTTATACTCCGTAATCGGTTTATTAACTTCATTGATTAATACAGATTTACCGATTCCAGATATTCCAGATATAAGGAGTAATTCAGTATTACCCTCGGCTACCTTTTTAAAAGTATCAACAATTTGGGTAATTTCTTTTGTTCTTCCATATAATTTTTCGGGGATTTGGAATTTGCCAGAGAAATCTTTTTGTCCTATTTGGAAACCGTTATCGCGTAGGGACAGGTCGCGACCTGTCCCTACATGATTCAAACACCATTCTAAATCATAAACCAATCCCGCCGTGCTCTGGTATCTATCTTCTGGATTTTTTTGTAATAATTTCATTACTATATCAGAAATTACTTTGGGTGTTTTATTTTTTTCAGCAGGGGATACTGGAGTTTTGGCGATATGAGCATGAACCAATTCCATAGGGTCAGAAGTCAGGAAAGGAAGTTCTCCTGTAAGCAATTGATAAAATGTAACGCCTAATGAGTAGTAGTCGGTGCGATAATCTACTGTTCGATTCATTCTACCTGTTTGTTCTGGTGATATATAAGCTAACGTTCCTTCGAGAGAGCTATTTAGCGGAGTATAAGAATTTTGTTTAGTGAGTAAACTCGCATTTCCAAAGTCAATGATTTGGAGTTCACCTGTTTTTTGATTTAAAACAATATTATGCGATTTAATATCTTTATGGACAAGTCCCACCTTATGAACTTCTCCCAAAGCTTTAGCTGATTTAATCATTAGAGCAAGAATTTCATTTAGCGGAAATTTTCGTATATCCGCTAGAATTTTAGAAAGTGCACTGCCGCCTATATCTTCAAAAATAATTGCTACACTATTTTTATATTTCTCCAAACCTAGTATTCGAACTGCTCCCGAGCAATTGAATTTTTCTAAAATAGTATACTCATGTTTAATTCCATTCAGTTCGATTGGATCAGGGTATTCATTATGTAACACCTTAATAATTACAGGCTTACCCGATTTAATACCGCGATAAACTAAACTCTTTTCTCCAGTGTGAATCTCTTCTTTTATATCAAATCCTGTTAGTGTAATCATAAATCTATTCCTATTTAATATTATAGTCTTATTCTAAGACATTACATTGAAAAGCGTCAGCTAAAAATTTTTGCATTTCTTAAATGAATTAAACATTCTGAACAATGAAACTAACTACTATTAATTTTTCATAGCAAATCTAGTAATATATTTTTAGTAGAATCAAAATTTTTGAACGAAGAATTATTTTTCTAATCGATAAAATTTAAGCTGTTTTACCACCATCGATGGGGATCGTTGCCCCAGTAATAAATGAAGCATCGTCAGTACATAACCAAACCACAGTCTTTGCAACTTCCTTCGGATCAGCAATCCTTCCTAAAGCATAAGATTTATCTCTTTCTTTTTTAGCTTTCTCTGGATCCGGGTACTGCTCGTATAAACTTTCATTCATTTCAGTTTCCATTCCAGCCGGACAGACAACGTTTATCCTGAGACCTTGATCCCCATATTCAAGCGCGGCGCATTTTGTTAAGCCAATAATTCCATGCTTCGATGCAGAATAAGGAGCTATACCATGCTTTTGTCCTCGATGTCCGCCAATGGAACTAACATTCACCATCGAACCTTTTGTTTTCAATAATTCAGGAATTTGGTATTTCATGCAATAGAAAGTTCCATCTAAATTTACTGAAATTACTTTCTTATATTCTTCTAACGAATAATCTGCTAACTTTTTCGTTTGTCCGCCGATCGCAGCATTATTAACTGCAAAATGTAAAAATCCAAATTTTGCAATTGTAAATTGAATTAAATTTTGGACATCTTCTAAGATAGAGACATCGCATCTACAGAAAAATGCTTTACCCAAATTAATAGCTTCAATTTCAAGAACTGTTTGGTGACCTTCCTGCTCTCTCCGTCCACTAACAACTACATTCGCACCTTTTTTTGCAAATTCAATGGCAACGGCTTTCCCTAAACCTGAAGTGGAACCTGTAACTAACGCCACTTTCCCTTTCAATAATTGCTCCATACTCCCCCCTTTTTGAAAACAACTTGAACTAAACTATTTCCCAAATAATTTTTGAATTTCTAGAAAAGAATTAACTTTATAATCAATGAATGATTTAAACTGATTAAACTCACGGTCGTCATAAATATCGTTTTTCATCATAAAGGTTTTAAACTTTGCTAATTTCCCAGTTCTTAACGCAATGGGGGTATCTTCAATATACCCCCACTTATTAGGTACAATTTTCATATCATCAATCACTTTATCAAAAGTCATTGGATCAGCTTTAGATCGCCCGCTTAACGAATATACAAGCTCTTCTTGAAATCCTTTTATCAGTTTTAATCTATCGCTAGAGGCTAATGATAATATAGTATATTTAATATGATGCTGATCGCAGAATTTCATAAAAGAATAAAAGTCAGGTCGAATTTTAATTTTTGTTTTATCTTTATCTAACTCTTTGAGTTTTTTAAAAAAGTCCTCCATTCTGTCCTGAATGCCAAGCGATGTAAATAAAAGCTCAACCGAAGGCAATGGCGAAAAACATAATACCTTCTTAAAATAATCCTTAATAAATTCTTTATTAATAGGAGTAACTGAGTTTATGTATTCGAACGCAAACTCCAAAGTATTTTTAACTGAATTTTTAGAAATTACTCCATCAAAATCAATTAAAAAGCCTTCAAGAGAAATCTTTTTACTCCCTGACTTCATATCCCTACAAAATCTCTCTTTCTTCTTTTAATCGAAAATAATACTTGAGAGCTTCTTTCAAATTCTCTGTATCAATTGGATTGACTTTGCTGATTTGAAAACCGGCAACGAATCCATCATCTCCAAATGGCTCAGCCCACTTCATATCACATTCTCCATGAATAAATCCAACTTTATCAAAGAACATGAAGAACTCAAAAGACTTGGCTTCATCTAAAACTCCATCAGGACGTTTCATGAATTCGTTATCAGGAAATTTCAACATAAAACCCTGATGCGAAATATCAATCATACTGGATAAATAACGCTTACTTCCATCTCGAAGAGAAATATTATTTTCAACACCGGAAATAGGTCGAAATCGTGGAAGCTGGTCGTATTTGTCTTTATCCGCTCTGAGGCGTTTAAATAAATTCTTAGGAACAATGCTTGCTTCGTAATCAATGGTAGTTACTTCTTTGTTCTTTTGATAAAAAGTAACAGGACCACGAAAGTAAGACCAATATCCTAGTTTGTTTACCTTTACTTCTGTTGGTTTGCCGCGGAGTTTAACCGGATAGTTTAATTCTACATAACTTTGAAAAGTCGAATCCATCTTTGTTAGCATGAAGACTTCATTGTGAGGAACATTTCCAAACTCGTGACAAACCGCGATAAGAAATTGTCTTCCTGCTTCTAGAAGCATCATACCAGGAACGTGCTCTTGTGGGTGTTCAAAAAAATAATAATGCGATTGATCGATATGCATATTGCCAAAGAAAATATTTTTCTTTTCAGCTTTTTCTAGTTTTTCAAAAATTTCGTAGAGCTGGTATTTCTCATAATCCGTAATATGTAAATCGCGCAGATCTAATATAGAAAGAATCTTTGCTTCATCCGACTCAGTGATTGGCTTTTGAAGGATGTATTTCCCTTCGGCTTCATTGAGTTGATAAAACTCTTCTAGGTATTGGATGTCTTCCGGTTTTGCATCAGCATCTTTTAGGTATTTATCCGCGCGCTCTTTTGGGAGTTTGTAGGGGATAGTACGTAAAATATAGGCTTGACCTTCTTGTCCGTCACGCTTTACATAAAAGTTCATCACAAATTTTTCTTCTTCACCTGTTAAATGAGGTAAAATATCTATTTCAAATGTTGTGGTATCTATTTCTCGTGGTAAAGCACGACGCATATTATAGATATGAACATTTTCGTCTTTTACTTTATGAACTAAACTTTTATCTACAAAATTCAACTTTTCTTCTAGCAAATCCTATTCCTTACAAAGAACACACAATTTAACAAAGTTCATTTAAGGATAAATAAATGCAAATTTATTTAGAAAACTATTTAAATAATAAATTTACTAAAGAATTGAATTAACCTAATGAAGAGTAACCTCACTTAACACGATGTTAACCATTCTCTAGACTGTGTTTATTTACTCGAAGTCTTCTGGCTTTGAGGGATTAGCCATCCTTTGGAAGCCTCAGAACCAAAAAGCAAATAAAAATATATGCTCACAGAAAACAAACTTTGCTAAGAATTATGGGGAAATAAGATTTGAAAAATGGAATTCTCTATTTTTTAGTAACTAATGAGTTCGGGTGAGCCCAGCGTCCAACGGAGGTTGCACCCGAACTCAATGTTTCTCCCTCCATCTCTTTCGCTATCGCTCAAGCCCAGTGTTGCTTTCACAACAATAGGTCGAAACATTTTTTCAACACGGATGAACACAGATAAACACAGAATGTCAGTTCGAGCAGCAGCATCCAATCTTGCTTCTGTTAGTAGAAGATTATATAAGGAATTAAAAGATAAGATTGTATAGGCTTGGTAGAACCTTTTGAACCATTAGCCTTCTATTCCTTCATTCGGGATAAAAATTCTCCTTCCAAAAAAAGAATGACCCCAACCTTTTTCTTTAAAACGTTGTTTGTATGAAAATTTATACCAAAACAGGGGACAAGGGGAAAACATCTCTTGCCAGTGGGAAACGTGTTTCCAAGTCAGACGAGTTAGTTCGGTTGTATGGAATTTGTGATGAGTTAAATTCACAGATTGGAGTAGTCATTGCGTTTCTAAAGGAAGATTCTGAAATTAGGGAGCCACTCTTAATTACGCAGAGTATTTTATTTGAATTGGGTTCCGAGCTTGCGGGATTTAGAATGAATTCAGATGTAACTTCCATTATATTTGTTACTGATATTGAATACTTAGAAAAAAAAATGGACAGTTGGTTAGAAAAACTTCCTGAAATGAAAAGTTTTATTTTGCCGGGCGGGGCTAGGTCTTCTTCTTTTTTACATGTAGCAAGAACAGTTTGTCGTGAATTAGAGCGCGAGATGGTAGGTGCAAAGGAAAAAGAATTAGAAATTTTTGAAATGAGTTTAATTTACGTTAACCGCTTGTCCGACTTTTTATTTGTAGCAGCAAGATTTGCGAATTTAGAAGAATCACTAAGCGATATAAAATGGACATCTAGAGCTAAGGCAATGAAATGAAATCAGCGCATCCAAACGGAATTTACATTTTATTTTTCACTGAGATGTGGGAACGGTTTAGTTATTATGGGATGCGGGCAATTCTGATTTTGTATTTGGTAAAATTTTTTAGATACAATGATGAATTGGCAGGACAAGTCTATGGCGCATACACTGGACTTGTTTATTTGACTCCTATACTCGGTGGGTATATAGCCGATCGGTTTATTGGGTTTAGAAATGCTATTTTTATTGGTGGGATATTAATAATGTGCGGTCATATCTCTCTTGCGTTTAGTTCGATTGAATTTTTTTATTTAGGGTTACTATTACTTATCCTCGGAAACGGATTTTTTAAGCCAAATATTTCAACTTATTTAGGAACGCTTTACAAGGATAAACCGCATCTGAAAGATTCTGGATTTACCATTTTTTATATGGGAATTAATTTAGGTGGTATGTTTGGACCGCTTCTCTGCGGATATCTGGGAGAAGTCTACGGATGGCATTACGGGTTTGGTTTGGCTGGTGTAGGAATGTTTGCTGGTCTAATTGTATTTAAGTTGGGTTTACCTAGATTAACCGCTACAGAAACTGAATCACGAAAGTTACATTCGAAAGATGTTTCAAACCCTCTAACTTCAATAGAAAAAAGTAGAATACTTGTTATACTGATTCTCTCGGTATTTACTATGTTCTTTTGGTTTGCATTTGAGCAAGCTGGGTCTTCTATGAATTTATTTGCAGACCGGTATATGGATCGTAACCTCTTCGGTTGGGAAATTCCTGCTTCTATGTATCAATCTCTCAATGCACTTTTAATATTGTTGTTAGCTCCTTTTTTTGCGAGACTTTGGAGTGAACTTATTCAAAGAGGGAGAGAACCAAATACAACTTTAAAATTCTCTATTGCATTTGTACTTTTAGGAATTGGATTTATTTTTTTAGCATTGGGGGCAATGGGGATTAGCCCTAACTCACAAGTTAAGACTAGTATGAGTTGGCTAGTGATCGCATATATATTTCATACAATGGGAGAGTTATGTATTTCTCCAGTTGGACTTTCTATGGTATCTAAACTGTCGCCGGCTCACTTAGGTGGGTTTCTTATGGGTACTTGGTTTTTATCAAACGCAATTTCGCACTACGTGGCTGGTTTTTTTTCTGGGAAAATGGGTAGTTTTAGTAACTTATCAGACTTTTTTCTAATTTTTGTTTACACTTCTTTTGTAAGTTCTATAATTTTATTCTTGTTAAATAAGAAAATAACTGCCATGATGCATAATAATTAGGGTTTAAATATGTTACATACTTTGTTTTTGTTAATCGTTGTTTTTTTTCTTTCTTTCTGTTCCGGTTTCGATGAACGGAAGGGTTGTGTTACTGGGAATTGCCTAGAAGGCTCTGGAACTTTTATTGATCCAGAAGACGGCAAATATATCGGCGAATTTAAAGACGGAACGTTCAATGGTAGGGGAAGTTTTTCCTCGCCTGAGGGTGAAAAATACACCGGAAATTTTAAGAACGGTGCTTTTGATGGAGAGGGAACTCTTATTCTTTCGGAAGGCGATAAATATGTTGGTAGTTTTGTGAACGGGCTTTTTGAGGGTGATGGAGTTTTGAGTTTTGCTAACGGGGATAAATACGATGGCGATTTCAAACAAGGCAAGTTTCATGGAGAAGGTTCTTTATCTTTTAAATCAGGTGAAAAATACGAGGGTCGGTTTAGAGAAGGTAAATTTGATGGAGATGGTAATCTTTATTTCAAAAGTGGCTCCAAATATATAGGGAAATTTGCCAGCGGAAACTATAGCGGACATGGTATCCTTACTTTTAAAAATGGGAAAAAATATGTCGGAGAATTCAAAGACAATAAATTCCACGGTAAGGGAACTCTCACTTTCCCAAATGGCACTGTGTACGTAGGGGATTTTAAAGACGGTTTATTCAACGGCCAGGGAACTTTTGATAGTTACACCGGAGAAAAGTATGTGGGAGAATTTAGAAATGGAACCTACAATGGGAAAGGCACCCTGACTATGCCAGATGGAACTGCTCTTGCAAGTGATTTTGTAAATGGAAATCCTATCGGTGGGGAATTAACTTACCCTGATAAACGATAGATTCTAATAAAACATACATTTTGTTTAATTTATTGGAATTTCGGGTTGACCTGAATGCATTTATGAAAATATTTGTACCAAAACTAATACGATTACTATGAGGACTTCATGAAAGCAGATAGCATATTACAAACAATTGGAAATACACCACACGTAAAAATCAATAAACTCTATGGCAACAAGGCAAATGTTTGGGTAAAGTTAGAAAAAGCTAACCCGGGTGGAAGTATCAAAGATAGGATAGCACTTTCTATGATTGAAGATGCTGAAAAAAAGGGTCTTTTAACAAAGGATAGTGTGATCATTGAACCTACTTCTGGAAATACGGGAGTTGGCCTTGCGATGGTTGCGGCAGTTAAAGGTTATCCTCTAATTTTAGTTATGCCCGAATCAATGAGTATCGAAAGAAGAAGACTCATGTCTGCTTACGGGGCTACTTTTGAATTAACACCGAGAGAGAAGGGTATGCCAGGTGCAATTGAAAAAGCAAAAGAAATGGTTGCAGCAAGAAAAAATGCATGGATGCCACAACAATTTGAAAATGATGCAAATATCCAAGTTCACGTGAATACAACTGCAAAAGAAATTTTAGCCGACTTTTCTGATGGATTAGATTATCTAATTACAGGTGTTGGAACAGGTGGACATATAACTGGTGTTGCCAAAGTTTTAAAAGAAAAATTTCCAAATTTAAAAGTATTTGCGGTTGAGCCAGCGGCTTCTCCCGTGATTACCGCTACATTAGCAAACGAACCTCCAAAACCTGGTCCACATCCAATTCAAGGGATTGGTGCTGGATTTATTCCAAAGAACTTAGATACTAAGTTGTTAGATGGAGTGATTCAAATTTCTAAAGATGAGGCATTTGAATACGCAGTGAGAGCTGCTAAAGAAGAAGGGATTTTTGTTGGAGTATCTTCTGGTGCTTCCTTTGCCGCTGTTTCAAAAAAAATCGGTGAAATTCCGGCAGGATCTAAAGTATTAACTTTCTGTTATGATACAGGAGAGCGATATTTATCAATTGAAGGACTTTTTGCCTAATCTCGATTAGCCTCAAATTTATTTTTTATCAATAGAAAGAGTCAGAAGTAATTGGCTCTTTCTATTATTCCTTATTAGAAACATTGAGTTCGCGTGAGTTACTCGTATTTATTCAAACTAAATTTTCTGAAATAAACTCAATATTAATTTTTTATTTTAAAAATTTTCTAAATCAGAAAAATCTTTATATTGAAATACAATTCTTTTTTCAATTGACATAATAACCAATTTACATTAAACAATTTTCATGCATATCGAAACATTATTAGTTCATGGTGGTGAAGCACATAAATCAGTTACAGGGTCTATTAGTATGCCCATCTACCAGACTGCCACTTTTGAACATCCTGAGCTTGGAAAATCTACAGGCTTTGATTATTCTAGAACACAAAATCCAACGCGTCAAAAATTAGAAAGCTCCTATGCTGTATTAGAATCAGGAAGTGTTGGGCTTGCATTCACAACGGGAATGGCGGCTATATCTGCAATATTTGATTTATTCAAGTCTGGTGATGAGTTTATAATATGTGATGATTTGTATGGCGGAAGTTATCGATTTTTTCAAGAAATATGCACAAACAGAAATCAAAAATTTATCTATGTAGATACATCAAATCTAGAAGATATTAAAAAAAATATTAATCCAAATACAAAAGCTATATTTATAGAATCTCCAACTAATCCAATGATGAAAGTTACTGATATAGCGGCTGTCGCAAAAATTGCTAAGGAAAAAAATATTCTAAGTATTTGTGATAATACATTTCTCACTCCCTTTTTTCAAAAGCCACTTGATTTAGGAGTGGACATTGTTGTATGCAGTGCTACAAAATTTATTGGTGGACATAACGATACATTAGCCGGACTCATTTCCACAAAAGAAAATGAACTAGGAGAAAAAATTCGATTTATTCAAAATACAGTCGGTTCTGGACTTGCTCCATTTGATAGTTGGCTTATGCTGAGAGGCTTAAAAACCTTAGGAGTAAGAATGCAAAGGCAAGAAGAAAATGCCAAGGCGATAGCCGAATGG from Leptospiraceae bacterium includes:
- a CDS encoding AAA family ATPase; this encodes MITLTGFDIKEEIHTGEKSLVYRGIKSGKPVIIKVLHNEYPDPIELNGIKHEYTILEKFNCSGAVRILGLEKYKNSVAIIFEDIGGSALSKILADIRKFPLNEILALMIKSAKALGEVHKVGLVHKDIKSHNIVLNQKTGELQIIDFGNASLLTKQNSYTPLNSSLEGTLAYISPEQTGRMNRTVDYRTDYYSLGVTFYQLLTGELPFLTSDPMELVHAHIAKTPVSPAEKNKTPKVISDIVMKLLQKNPEDRYQSTAGLVYDLEWCLNHVGTGRDLSLRDNGFQIGQKDFSGKFQIPEKLYGRTKEITQIVDTFKKVAEGNTELLLISGISGIGKSVLINEVNKPITEYKGYFASGKYDQFKRTIPYRAITQAFQNLLQQILTGSQSEIVVWKETLLTALGPNGKIVIDVIPELETLIGEQPQVSELGPTESQNRFNLVFQNFIKAFCTKEHPIAIFLDDLQWADTPSINLIQTILSNPEMKHLYLMLSFRDNEVLPTDPFSIMLEELKKIGFTYKEILLDPISVSDITHLVSDTLNCDEAKVKELATILFEKTKGNPFFVNEVFKNLYEKDLVEYLDSGWKWDIQKIRNVKISENVIDLMIEKVKELPATQIEILKLAACIGDWFRNDVFAQISGTSIEDLSGQLELIANEGFFIIGGNITRFVHDKIREATYTLITEEERAKNHYAIGSTYLKIAKEDEIEDLVFTIVNQLNQGITYVTSSEEKTRLKELNIIAGNKSLASTAYEAALGFYKNAISFLPENSWETNYKLTLELYTNRGRVEYLSKDYETADKTFDLILSKTKNILDNIPVYELKSSIYNAQNKFMNALILLKQAIKSVGIDLPKKPTEVSPLPEIIKFKLKQGKKPIHELTKLPLMTKTNAQASMQLMNAGFAPSFISQPNLFPVLVLKMVNLSLREGNFYLSPFAYVAFGLIQGSGLGDFNTGYEFGKLALDLIPKLGDKAKQIECRTNFLFAAMVSHWKSHAKESTPYFQKAIQSGQENGDLQYTSYAINNMNIQAYLMRENLDTLAEKFQKILPVMNILQQHDATQYYAENYQFIENLRGNSKDIFKIVGEHFDETVVIDEWKNAGNANTLFTFYTSVAEIHYLFGDPKKAFEYSTLAIPNESGSFGMMYVPEQVFFDSLICAKLYLSTQDKKKQKEFRKRLDKNYKRMKKWGENCEANYGHKSHIIQGLIEQIENKRDKALASFERAIHLAKQYEYTLEEAIANEIMADIWTGRGKERYADMHLMEAHYAYKKWGCEPKVKQLEEKHPQLKRQAIRAVSDDMTVSSSSTTTTKTVTAGSFLDLNTVVKASQTISGEIQLGKLLEKMMKILFENAGAERGFFIIKEKEKYLIEAEGNANTETVAVLQAKPIEGNLELSPNIVNYVIRTKSIVLLNDATKKGIFINDNYVKEKHPQSILCYPVINQGNLVGVVYLENNLTTDAFTPDRVEILKILSSQIAVSVENSLLYANLEEKVEERTRDLNQALVEVRGLKEQQDGDYFLNTLLIEPLCQNNAFSKNVGIEFFLKQKKIFLFRRNEYELGGDINISENIELQGKKYVVFLNGDAMGKSIQGAGGVIVLGTVFKSILQRTISTTAGKNVYPERWLKNAFIEMHKAFESFDGSMLMSIVFGLIDEVSGTMYFMNAEHPDIVLYRDGVAGFIQNSNQYRKLGTQGQTGSICVEVFSLRPDDVIILGSDGRDDIIIGKEPDSDYDIINQDENLFLAHVKNADGDLENIYENIAKTGKLMDDLSLLRIHYKGTMTDQKKLDDELKILEDYKEVGKFDKYAELGEKIISDYPQLTNFLYDMSLTFKELGQYEKAIDYGERLRLRDAKNTSILLVLIESYHGLGRKERAKSILDVCLKVRPEDIRFLKLKEEIN
- a CDS encoding glucose 1-dehydrogenase → MKGKVALVTGSTSGLGKAVAIEFAKKGANVVVSGRREQEGHQTVLEIEAINLGKAFFCRCDVSILEDVQNLIQFTIAKFGFLHFAVNNAAIGGQTKKLADYSLEEYKKVISVNLDGTFYCMKYQIPELLKTKGSMVNVSSIGGHRGQKHGIAPYSASKHGIIGLTKCAALEYGDQGLRINVVCPAGMETEMNESLYEQYPDPEKAKKERDKSYALGRIADPKEVAKTVVWLCTDDASFITGATIPIDGGKTA
- a CDS encoding cob(I)yrinic acid a,c-diamide adenosyltransferase, encoding MKIYTKTGDKGKTSLASGKRVSKSDELVRLYGICDELNSQIGVVIAFLKEDSEIREPLLITQSILFELGSELAGFRMNSDVTSIIFVTDIEYLEKKMDSWLEKLPEMKSFILPGGARSSSFLHVARTVCRELEREMVGAKEKELEIFEMSLIYVNRLSDFLFVAARFANLEESLSDIKWTSRAKAMK
- a CDS encoding peptide MFS transporter codes for the protein MKSAHPNGIYILFFTEMWERFSYYGMRAILILYLVKFFRYNDELAGQVYGAYTGLVYLTPILGGYIADRFIGFRNAIFIGGILIMCGHISLAFSSIEFFYLGLLLLILGNGFFKPNISTYLGTLYKDKPHLKDSGFTIFYMGINLGGMFGPLLCGYLGEVYGWHYGFGLAGVGMFAGLIVFKLGLPRLTATETESRKLHSKDVSNPLTSIEKSRILVILILSVFTMFFWFAFEQAGSSMNLFADRYMDRNLFGWEIPASMYQSLNALLILLLAPFFARLWSELIQRGREPNTTLKFSIAFVLLGIGFIFLALGAMGISPNSQVKTSMSWLVIAYIFHTMGELCISPVGLSMVSKLSPAHLGGFLMGTWFLSNAISHYVAGFFSGKMGSFSNLSDFFLIFVYTSFVSSIILFLLNKKITAMMHNN
- a CDS encoding MORN motif-containing protein produces the protein MLHTLFLLIVVFFLSFCSGFDERKGCVTGNCLEGSGTFIDPEDGKYIGEFKDGTFNGRGSFSSPEGEKYTGNFKNGAFDGEGTLILSEGDKYVGSFVNGLFEGDGVLSFANGDKYDGDFKQGKFHGEGSLSFKSGEKYEGRFREGKFDGDGNLYFKSGSKYIGKFASGNYSGHGILTFKNGKKYVGEFKDNKFHGKGTLTFPNGTVYVGDFKDGLFNGQGTFDSYTGEKYVGEFRNGTYNGKGTLTMPDGTALASDFVNGNPIGGELTYPDKR
- the cysK gene encoding cysteine synthase A, which translates into the protein MKADSILQTIGNTPHVKINKLYGNKANVWVKLEKANPGGSIKDRIALSMIEDAEKKGLLTKDSVIIEPTSGNTGVGLAMVAAVKGYPLILVMPESMSIERRRLMSAYGATFELTPREKGMPGAIEKAKEMVAARKNAWMPQQFENDANIQVHVNTTAKEILADFSDGLDYLITGVGTGGHITGVAKVLKEKFPNLKVFAVEPAASPVITATLANEPPKPGPHPIQGIGAGFIPKNLDTKLLDGVIQISKDEAFEYAVRAAKEEGIFVGVSSGASFAAVSKKIGEIPAGSKVLTFCYDTGERYLSIEGLFA
- a CDS encoding PLP-dependent transferase encodes the protein MHIETLLVHGGEAHKSVTGSISMPIYQTATFEHPELGKSTGFDYSRTQNPTRQKLESSYAVLESGSVGLAFTTGMAAISAIFDLFKSGDEFIICDDLYGGSYRFFQEICTNRNQKFIYVDTSNLEDIKKNINPNTKAIFIESPTNPMMKVTDIAAVAKIAKEKNILSICDNTFLTPFFQKPLDLGVDIVVCSATKFIGGHNDTLAGLISTKENELGEKIRFIQNTVGSGLAPFDSWLMLRGLKTLGVRMQRQEENAKAIAEWLSTHSLVDKVYYPGLPNHEGYSISKSQSFGFGAMISFEVKTKELVDKILKKVSVIAFAESLGGVESLITYPIVQTHAAIPKEILDRLGVSDRLLRLSVGIESRDDLIEDLKQAMT